Genomic segment of Aquila chrysaetos chrysaetos chromosome 16, bAquChr1.4, whole genome shotgun sequence:
GTCAAAGCCTAATGGAGGTGGCTGCAGGGACCACGGTGGTTTTGCCCCCCTCCAGGAAGCTGGGATGCGGCTGATGAATTTAGCTGGGGgatgcaggaggagaagggattGGGGAGAATCCCGCGGCTCCCGCCAGAATCCCTGGGGCTCGTGGCTCAGCGATGGGCTCTGCCCGTGCAGCTTGGTCCGGCTTCTCACACGAAACACGGCTGACAGGGTCTGCTTTCGTAATACAGCCCCCGCTGAAGGAAGGGACTTTGATATGAAGTGACTTTGATATGAAGTGACTTTGATACAAAACCCTTGGAAACGACTCTGCCCTTACCGAAAGTGCTAAAACTGGAATTGTTAATGGGATAAATCCGGTGCCTTTGGGAGTCAATTTTAAGCATTCGCAGAATGTTTTAGAGCAGCTGAAGGCTACTGCAGCAAAGAACCAGGTAGTCAGCCGGGAGAGAAGCCAAAAGTGCCTCCCACTTGCAAGGGCACTGTGGCACTCCTCGTGGCAGTGGATCCCTCCGGAGAAACTCTTCCACAGCCGAGGCAACCTGCAAGCCTCACTTTCCAGCCCACCGTTGTCATTTTAATCATCGCGCCAAGGTTGTTAATTGCGCAAAACACATCGGCTATAACATTAAGCCCTCTGCAGGCCGTGCAGTGGCTGCGAGGAGCTCGGCGTCCCCGTGGACCTGCCTGGGGATGGTGTGGCCAGACCAGGCATGGGGGGGCAAGTGCCTCCAAGGACATGCTGTGCTCAGCCCGGAGCAGGAGCCGTGAGCCACAGGAGGGTTTAACAACATCCAGGCCAGTCTCAGGAGCCGCAGCCCGGGGTGTGTGGGCTACCGAAGGGGTGGGAGCATGTGAAAACAACCACAAGCGTTCCCAagactgaggaggaggaggatgtgcCGCTGGTGAAGTGCCAGGAGGGCTGCAGCTCACTGTAACGGCCCACTGGGAGGGGGAGCacagcaccccaaaacctggTCTCTGATAGCTTTCATTGCATTACTAAGGGGTATTGGCAATAATTAATCTGGGCTGTAAGTGCTAGTATCGTTGTAACCTGGctgaaaacaactgtttgttGTCCTTCAGCTGGGCTGTCAAAGCCCGCTTTAGACTGACAAGAAATGCTAATTCTTGGCTCCGGTTTGAAGGTGTGCTCCCTTGGGCCTAGGGGAGGTTTTGGCAATGATCACCGTCCTCTTCCCAGAAGGGGAGTTGCTTCTGAGAAGCACCcggctgccccagcagcactgccagcaccGCCGGCACCGCCGGCATCACCGGCACCATCAGCCTCGCCGGCACCTTCAGCATCGcgctctgctgctggaggggcaATGCCCCCCCGGGGGTGCTGAGGTCCGGGGAGCCCTGCAACAGGCaagggagaaataaagaatGGCAGAACCCTGCCAGGAGAGGGAAGGCAATCAGTGAGCAGGCCGTTTTCTGGGGCAGAGTGTTTCTAATCAGAAGTAAACCCATTCACAAAGTTCTGCTTGCGGAGTTTCTGGCAATAGCCACTTCCTTCGTggcaaaaaaagagcaagataaataaaaacaaggaagcGGAGCTCTGACGTAGCCGCAGTTACAAAACCATTCCCGACTCCCCCGCGATCCCACTGCGGCTGGCGGGGGCAGCGCCCGCGCTGCCGAGGGGTGCACCGGGGACAGGGCACGGAGAGGAGCCGGTGGGACAAGTGCAGGGACCTCGTGGTGACTcggagatttttttcttcatgcaaCTGTCCTGGGAGGATCCGCTTCAGGATATGGATCCGAAAGGAGCGTGAGATGCCAAGACGCTGACGCTGATCAGCCCGAGCCCAGCTGGAAAGACAGCCCTTGCCTGCTGCTTCACCAAAGCTAACAGTTAAGCGCGATGTTTTCCTTCGTACCTACCCCCcactttcctttcctccagcaTCCACTGCCAGCAGCTACATCCCTCCCACCCTCTCCCAGTGACCGGCAGCGCTCTCCCCATGTCCTGTCCCCACTGCCCTGCACTTGCCTTTTGCTTCTGGTGGTGaacctccctctccctcccctcctgtctccctctcccaccccacaaTGTCCAccactcccctccccagcacgtCCCACTTGCCCTCCAGTGATGCCTTCCCGGTGCAGGGAGCTGGCAAGGGGCCACAGGGCTCAGCCCCGGCTTCTCCAAACCACTAACTCCCCGTCCGTTCTGACCGCAGCCAGGAACCACAGCCCACTACCTGCCCAGTGTCCATCCATGGAGGTGAACCACATGGTCCCACCTAGCGCACCACCCACGCCAGCCAGCGACGGAGAAGACCCGTGCAGGATAGACGTCACCGACGTGGCCGTAGACACGGTCACGCTGCTCATCTCCCTCTGCgggctggtggggaatgggGCCGTCCTCTGGTTCCTCGGCTTCCGCATCCGCAGGAACCCCATCACCGTCTACATCCTCAACCTGGCCGTCGCCGACttcaccttcctcctcttcatgGCCACCTCATCCCTCCTCTACATGATGGAGAACGTCTTCTGCTCCGCTGTTGCGTCCCTGATGTACCTGAGGTCGCTTTTCCTGCTCTCACTCTTCTCCTACAACATGGGCCTGTACCTCCTGACGGCCATCAGCATCGAGAGGTGCATGTCCATCCTCTGCCCGCTCTGGTaccgctgccgccgcccccAGCGCTTGTCGACCGTGGTGTGTGCCCTGCTCTGGGCCCTCTCCATCGCCGTCATTGCTGCAGTGACTTCTCTCTGCCTGTTGCACGAGCACGAGCACTGCCGGATGGCTCTCATCTCCATGTACGTCCTcaatttccttatttttgccCCACCCATGGTCGTTTGCAGCACAATCCTCTTCATTAAGGTCCAGTGTGGCTCCCAGCAGCGCCAACCCCGGAGGCTCTACATCGTTATCTTCCTCACCGTCCTCGTCTTCCTCCTCTTCGCTCTTCCCCTCAGCATCTGGAATTTCCTGCAGCAGTTCAGCTACACCATTGTGCTCTCCCAGGTTGTCTTCCTGCTCGCCTGCATCAACAGCAGCATCAAACCCTTCATCTATTTCTTGGTGGGGACCTGCCGGAGGCACTGCTCCTTGGTGTCCCTCCAGGTCGCTTTCTGGAAGGTCTTTGAGGAGCCAGAAGACAACACTGCATGCAGCAACGATACTACGATGGACACGCTGGCTCCAGCCTGTTGAAGCCTTTCCACCACCCTACTTAAGGCCCCCGGGACAGTGGCTGAGGGTTTCCTTGAGTAACCAGATGACTAACCATCAGCAGTATTTCCCCCGATGTCACCCTCTCGCGGTATAATCCTGCCCCCTGCAGAAGGGGAGAGCAGGGGCCTCGCCAAGGTCCATGTGGGGAGGGATGCTCTGCGGGGAGCGCATTGGAGCACggctttcctcctccctgccagcccaccCCAGCTCCTAGGGCACTATTCCCCCGAGGACAACATGCCCCAGGCGACCACGTTCCCAAAAATcccctgctgctttttgggaTGAACGTTGCCTTTGGGAAACTCTGACTCATGTACAGAGCGGGGGTAAAACCCATTCAGCGTCTTAAGCCCCTCTCCCTATCCGGGATCCCAGCCTGCGCAGCCTCTCTGAGCTCTGCTCCGCTTCCACCTCCTGCAATGCCGGCGGGGGGGGACCGCTGCCCCTCGCCAGGCTCTGCCAAGGCCCCGGCACCCTCCCACCACTACCCGGTTCCTCTGTCTCACTGCTGCCTGATATCAATAAACAGCATCGTGCACGCTGAGCTGCCCTCGGTCCGTGTGCCAGCGCTTGCTGGTTTCGTCTGGGTCCTGCTGCCGGCCGGGGGTGCgggtggaggggggggagaTGGACACACGGCTGGTGATCTCCGGAGCAAAAATGATGCCAAGTGCCCGCAGCTGGGACTGCGCCAGCACACCCGATGCAGGCAGGATGGGCGCGGGGGTACGGCAGTGCCCCCAGACTGTTTTATTAGTGTCACAGCAAATACctccccaaa
This window contains:
- the LOC115352034 gene encoding mas-related G-protein coupled receptor member H-like translates to MEVNHMVPPSAPPTPASDGEDPCRIDVTDVAVDTVTLLISLCGLVGNGAVLWFLGFRIRRNPITVYILNLAVADFTFLLFMATSSLLYMMENVFCSAVASLMYLRSLFLLSLFSYNMGLYLLTAISIERCMSILCPLWYRCRRPQRLSTVVCALLWALSIAVIAAVTSLCLLHEHEHCRMALISMYVLNFLIFAPPMVVCSTILFIKVQCGSQQRQPRRLYIVIFLTVLVFLLFALPLSIWNFLQQFSYTIVLSQVVFLLACINSSIKPFIYFLVGTCRRHCSLVSLQVAFWKVFEEPEDNTACSNDTTMDTLAPAC